One segment of Olsenella uli DSM 7084 DNA contains the following:
- a CDS encoding transporter substrate-binding domain-containing protein has product MIEARTLGRRQFIEASAAILSTPILLATAGCGAAPAPVGTKEGGPSSFDGNFVVGFDQDFPPYGYVGDDGRYTGFDLELAQAVCEKEGWTYTPSPISWDAKDGLLNSGQITCIWNGFTIEGREGDYAFTSPYMENRQVVVVRSDSGISGFAGLAGKNVVVQADSAAYDLLSTDGTQAELGASFSQLQTIGEYNTAFMMLESGSVDAVAVDYPVAVYNIGDKTATFAILDEALSSEHFGVGFADTDLGRELAKKVEGDLQALDSEGRVRELCEKYADQGVSYDLWVLPKAR; this is encoded by the coding sequence ATGATCGAAGCACGTACGCTGGGCCGCAGGCAGTTCATCGAGGCATCCGCTGCCATCCTCTCGACACCCATTCTGCTTGCAACGGCAGGCTGCGGCGCGGCCCCCGCACCCGTCGGCACGAAGGAAGGCGGCCCCTCATCCTTCGACGGCAACTTCGTCGTCGGTTTTGACCAGGACTTCCCACCCTATGGATATGTCGGTGACGACGGACGCTACACCGGCTTCGACCTCGAGCTCGCTCAGGCGGTCTGCGAGAAGGAGGGCTGGACGTACACTCCCAGCCCCATATCTTGGGACGCAAAGGACGGTCTGCTGAACAGCGGGCAGATCACCTGCATCTGGAACGGCTTCACCATCGAGGGTCGCGAGGGCGACTACGCGTTCACCAGCCCCTACATGGAGAACCGCCAGGTCGTGGTCGTGCGCTCCGACTCCGGCATCTCGGGCTTCGCCGGCCTCGCGGGCAAGAACGTGGTCGTGCAGGCGGACTCCGCAGCCTACGACCTCCTGAGCACCGACGGGACGCAGGCCGAGCTTGGCGCCTCGTTCTCCCAGCTTCAGACCATCGGCGAGTACAACACCGCCTTCATGATGCTCGAGAGCGGATCGGTGGATGCCGTGGCCGTCGACTATCCCGTCGCGGTGTACAACATAGGTGACAAGACCGCGACCTTTGCGATCCTCGACGAGGCGCTCAGCTCGGAGCACTTTGGCGTGGGATTTGCCGACACCGACCTTGGCAGGGAACTTGCCAAGAAGGTAGAGGGCGACCTCCAGGCGCTTGACTCTGAGGGCAGGGTCAGAGAGCTCTGCGAGAAGTACGCCGACCAGGGCGTCTCCTACGATCTCTGGGTGCTTCCCAAAGCGCGGTAG
- a CDS encoding RNA polymerase sigma factor: MPKKEVDGRGGDGGDQRREAERFVRTYSDLILRLSYTYLHSTYDAQDVCQTVFLKMLTRRPQFEGEGHERAWVIRVTANACKDLLRRADKRVLCLDDVAEPPAPDDGAHERQTVLDAVMSLPEAYREVVYLHYFEGYPIRDVARLVNVGEAAATKRLSRARDMLRERIGDSDD, from the coding sequence ATGCCCAAGAAGGAAGTGGATGGACGGGGAGGGGATGGAGGCGACCAGCGCAGGGAGGCGGAGAGGTTCGTGCGCACCTACTCCGACCTCATCCTGCGCCTGAGCTACACCTACCTGCACTCCACGTACGATGCGCAGGACGTCTGCCAGACGGTGTTCCTAAAGATGCTCACGAGAAGGCCGCAGTTCGAGGGCGAGGGGCATGAGCGGGCGTGGGTCATACGCGTCACGGCGAACGCCTGCAAGGACCTGCTGAGGAGAGCGGACAAAAGGGTCCTGTGCCTAGACGACGTCGCCGAGCCGCCCGCTCCCGATGACGGCGCCCATGAGCGTCAGACGGTGCTCGATGCCGTCATGTCGCTTCCCGAGGCCTATCGGGAGGTCGTGTACCTGCATTACTTCGAGGGCTACCCCATCAGGGACGTCGCCCGTCTCGTCAACGTTGGCGAGGCCGCGGCAACCAAGCGCCTGAGCAGAGCCCGCGACATGCTCCGCGAGAGGATTGGAGACAGCGATGACTGA
- a CDS encoding aspartate-semialdehyde dehydrogenase, whose protein sequence is MADKVVAVLGATGVVGTQMLQCLEERSFPVKRLVPLASARSQGRSVVFGGEELPVREARPETFDGVDIVLGAAGDAQARELLPEAARRGAVCVDNSHAFRLDEDVPLVIPEINAEDIQDHPRGLISNPNCATTIGLVPTWPLHRVAGLRRMIVSTYQAASGAGMGGLKELERESACIMRGEGITETAPFAYQLAFNLIPQIGGFADNDYTSEELKMQNEGRKIMHLPELRFNCTCVRVPIMRSHSESITCEFDRPITPDEAREILSAAPGVKLVDDPAQLRYPMPLDASDQDLVLVGRIRRDLSAPDGANALTFFCCGDQIRKGAATNAVQIAEHLV, encoded by the coding sequence ATGGCAGACAAGGTTGTGGCGGTTCTCGGTGCGACAGGCGTCGTCGGCACACAGATGCTCCAGTGCCTTGAGGAGCGGTCATTTCCCGTGAAGCGGCTCGTGCCCCTGGCCAGCGCGCGCTCGCAGGGCAGGAGCGTGGTGTTCGGGGGCGAGGAGCTGCCCGTCCGGGAGGCCCGGCCCGAGACCTTCGACGGCGTGGACATCGTGCTCGGTGCCGCCGGGGACGCCCAGGCACGGGAGCTGCTGCCCGAGGCCGCGCGCCGAGGTGCGGTCTGCGTCGACAACAGCCACGCCTTCCGACTGGACGAGGACGTACCCCTGGTCATCCCCGAGATCAACGCGGAGGATATCCAGGACCACCCGAGGGGCCTCATCTCCAACCCCAACTGCGCCACGACCATCGGCCTGGTGCCCACCTGGCCGCTGCATCGCGTGGCTGGGCTCAGGCGCATGATCGTCTCCACCTACCAGGCGGCCTCTGGCGCCGGCATGGGCGGCCTCAAGGAGCTCGAGCGCGAGTCCGCCTGCATTATGCGGGGCGAGGGGATAACGGAGACGGCTCCGTTCGCGTACCAACTGGCCTTCAACCTCATTCCGCAGATCGGTGGCTTCGCGGACAACGACTACACGTCCGAGGAACTCAAGATGCAAAACGAAGGCCGCAAGATCATGCACCTCCCCGAGCTGCGCTTCAACTGTACCTGCGTGCGAGTTCCCATCATGCGCTCGCACTCCGAGTCCATCACTTGCGAGTTCGATCGCCCCATCACGCCTGATGAGGCGCGCGAGATCCTCTCGGCGGCTCCGGGCGTCAAGCTCGTCGACGACCCGGCGCAGCTGCGCTATCCCATGCCGTTGGACGCCTCGGACCAGGACCTGGTCCTCGTCGGGCGCATCCGCCGTGACCTCTCTGCACCCGATGGCGCCAACGCGCTCACGTTCTTCTGCTGCGGGGACCAGATTCGCAAGGGCGCCGCCACCAATGCCGTCCAGATCGCGGAGCATCTGGTCTAG
- a CDS encoding class B sortase, whose protein sequence is MSSRRLLASILVGAGLAISLPQLVRAIDDLGHQRRYETLADRVSGARGDPGADGGGDRDELPGNAVAWLSLSGTPIDYPVAREPADDPGYFLTHDLWGEESGIGCPYMEFDRSTEDAGILVFGHHCSGTTLMFSPIAHAGEERAFAGLCDERLRWKTRGSRGKLLVPLCALTVDGEGNGKVVGCSPPKDTGELQAWLIRLARDAGARRADWEELIGRTRCAVSLVTCSSDVPGQRERTIFVCCWTGETES, encoded by the coding sequence GTGAGTTCACGCAGACTCCTTGCGTCCATCCTCGTCGGAGCGGGCCTGGCAATCTCCTTGCCCCAACTCGTCCGAGCCATCGATGACCTCGGGCACCAGAGACGCTATGAAACGCTCGCCGACCGCGTCTCGGGCGCCCGGGGCGACCCAGGTGCGGACGGTGGGGGCGATAGGGACGAGCTGCCCGGAAACGCCGTCGCCTGGCTAAGCCTCAGCGGAACCCCAATCGACTACCCCGTCGCACGGGAGCCCGCTGACGATCCGGGCTACTTCCTCACTCATGACCTGTGGGGTGAGGAGAGCGGGATTGGCTGCCCCTATATGGAGTTCGACAGATCGACCGAAGACGCGGGCATCCTCGTCTTTGGGCATCACTGCTCGGGAACGACGCTCATGTTCTCCCCCATTGCCCACGCCGGGGAGGAGCGAGCATTCGCCGGCCTGTGTGACGAGCGCCTCCGTTGGAAGACCCGGGGCTCGAGGGGCAAGCTGCTCGTGCCCCTCTGTGCCCTCACGGTAGACGGCGAAGGTAACGGCAAGGTTGTCGGCTGCTCCCCGCCAAAGGACACGGGGGAGCTTCAGGCATGGCTCATCCGACTTGCCCGTGACGCGGGAGCCCGTCGGGCGGACTGGGAGGAGCTCATCGGGCGCACGCGATGTGCCGTATCGCTCGTCACCTGCAGCTCTGACGTACCCGGACAGCGCGAAAGGACTATCTTCGTCTGCTGCTGGACAGGAGAAACAGAGTCGTAA
- a CDS encoding amino acid ABC transporter permease codes for MELSTMFGMLVQGYVVSLQIFLLTLLGAVPLGVIVALGRLSKFRPLSFLTGLYISLMRGTPLMLQMFAVFFIPYYVFGQQTGPSYMFVAVMIAFIVNYAAYFAEIYRSGIQSMPQGQYEAAQVLGYSRSQTFFGIILPQVFKRILPAMGNEVVTLVKDTSLAFSIGIAEMFTTSRALVASQRNMAPFALAALIYWVTCLLIEFALRRAEKGLDYYHD; via the coding sequence GTGGAACTGTCCACCATGTTCGGCATGCTCGTGCAGGGCTATGTCGTGTCCCTCCAGATATTCCTTCTCACCCTCCTGGGGGCTGTCCCCCTGGGGGTCATCGTGGCGTTAGGTCGCCTGTCGAAGTTCAGGCCGCTCTCGTTCCTCACGGGGCTCTACATCTCTCTCATGCGCGGCACGCCGCTGATGCTCCAGATGTTTGCGGTCTTCTTCATCCCCTACTACGTCTTTGGGCAGCAAACGGGCCCCAGCTACATGTTCGTGGCCGTCATGATCGCCTTCATCGTCAACTACGCGGCATACTTTGCCGAGATCTATCGTTCGGGCATCCAGAGCATGCCGCAGGGACAGTACGAGGCTGCGCAGGTCCTGGGCTACTCGAGGTCCCAGACCTTCTTCGGGATCATCCTGCCACAGGTCTTCAAGCGCATACTGCCAGCCATGGGTAACGAGGTCGTCACGTTGGTCAAGGACACGTCCCTCGCCTTCTCCATCGGCATCGCCGAGATGTTCACCACCAGCAGGGCACTCGTGGCGTCCCAGCGCAACATGGCCCCCTTCGCCCTGGCCGCCCTCATCTACTGGGTCACCTGCCTGCTCATCGAGTTCGCGCTCAGACGCGCCGAGAAGGGGTTGGACTACTACCATGACTAG
- a CDS encoding DUF4179 domain-containing protein — MTDIMDDYRKQMHDLSFSEEDKVRMVERLASATRDAPSDQAPSAVPLRRGHRMRLVAAAVAAALCVTCGFGVAYASGGLVGVSDLLDDVFGGAPAQTEVVNKVGRPLNAVASSDGVTMSADAVICDGNNYAVVYSIRRDDGGSFGDFEANGYGYLPLMFRDGDSHVSGITGAYGSSYFYDADPSDNAIQYVQQMSLSGGSDSPEGRTLRAEFSGLCVFDGETGDLTSLASGSWNLKFKMDYEPVSQALPTGQDFDLNGARATVRRLSVSPIAVSLDYDVAEPASLPDDEPDGRESDAMAQRESQLLDLGTIVLTMKDGTTYQVKDMGGGALDSSRSDSASVEKNIFLTQIIDPADLASVTVGGTTIAVS, encoded by the coding sequence ATGACTGACATCATGGACGACTACAGGAAGCAGATGCACGACCTGTCGTTCTCCGAAGAGGACAAGGTGAGGATGGTGGAGCGTCTCGCAAGCGCGACTCGTGACGCCCCCTCCGATCAGGCGCCTTCCGCGGTCCCGCTTCGCCGCGGCCACCGCATGCGCCTCGTTGCCGCAGCCGTTGCGGCCGCGCTTTGCGTGACCTGTGGGTTTGGCGTCGCGTATGCGAGCGGCGGCCTCGTGGGCGTGAGTGACCTCCTGGACGACGTCTTCGGGGGGGCGCCTGCCCAGACCGAGGTCGTGAACAAGGTCGGCAGGCCGCTCAATGCCGTGGCGAGCTCGGATGGCGTGACCATGAGCGCGGACGCGGTCATCTGTGACGGCAACAACTATGCCGTGGTCTACAGCATCCGCAGGGATGACGGAGGCTCGTTCGGCGACTTCGAGGCCAACGGCTACGGCTACCTTCCCCTCATGTTCAGGGACGGTGACTCGCACGTCTCCGGCATCACGGGAGCATACGGGAGCAGCTACTTCTACGACGCCGACCCCTCCGACAACGCGATTCAGTACGTGCAGCAGATGTCGCTGTCAGGAGGGTCCGACTCTCCTGAGGGCAGGACGCTCCGTGCGGAGTTCTCTGGCCTCTGTGTCTTTGACGGCGAGACGGGAGACCTGACCAGCCTGGCCAGTGGCAGCTGGAACCTCAAGTTCAAGATGGACTACGAGCCCGTCTCCCAGGCCCTGCCCACAGGCCAGGACTTCGATCTCAATGGGGCGAGGGCGACGGTGCGCCGGCTCTCCGTCTCACCGATCGCGGTCTCCCTCGACTATGACGTTGCCGAGCCCGCCAGCCTTCCCGACGACGAGCCAGACGGACGAGAGTCCGACGCGATGGCGCAGCGCGAGTCCCAGCTGCTCGATCTGGGGACCATAGTCCTGACCATGAAGGATGGCACTACCTACCAGGTGAAGGACATGGGAGGCGGCGCTCTCGACTCCTCTCGTTCTGACTCGGCATCGGTGGAGAAGAACATCTTCCTCACCCAGATCATCGACCCGGCCGATTTGGCCTCGGTCACGGTCGGCGGCACGACCATAGCCGTGTCGTAG
- a CDS encoding amino acid ABC transporter ATP-binding protein: MTRTAMRAIPRPDVSFASAMGLPAVYLRGARKSFDGREVLKGVSLTIRKGEVLALIGPSGAGKSTLLRGLTLLDTYDAGELAYGSVRVCTTAEGTGAEYDRTAMREARMRFGIVFQSYNLFPHRSVLQNVMDAPIVVQRRDRGEVEDQARRLLERLGLNEHAEKVPCQLSGGQQQRVAIARALCMRPQVIYFDEATSALDPRLTADMHLLIRELAAEGMAVGIVTHEMGFAREVSDRVAFLFDGQIVEEGDAAQVLGSPTDERTRSFLADAED; encoded by the coding sequence ATGACTAGGACCGCGATGCGAGCCATCCCCCGTCCGGACGTGAGCTTTGCGTCCGCGATGGGCCTTCCCGCCGTCTACCTGCGTGGCGCACGCAAGTCCTTTGATGGCAGGGAGGTGCTGAAGGGCGTCAGCCTCACCATACGGAAAGGTGAGGTCCTCGCGCTCATCGGCCCCTCCGGTGCCGGCAAGTCCACGCTGTTGCGCGGCCTGACGCTCCTCGACACCTATGACGCAGGGGAGCTCGCCTACGGCAGCGTCCGCGTCTGCACCACAGCCGAAGGCACGGGCGCCGAGTACGACCGCACGGCGATGCGAGAGGCGCGCATGCGCTTTGGCATCGTCTTTCAGAGCTACAACCTCTTCCCGCATCGCAGTGTCCTACAAAACGTCATGGACGCCCCGATCGTGGTCCAGAGGAGGGACCGTGGCGAGGTCGAGGACCAGGCCCGCCGGCTGCTCGAGCGCCTAGGGCTCAACGAGCATGCCGAGAAGGTCCCCTGCCAGCTCTCGGGCGGGCAGCAACAGCGCGTCGCCATCGCCCGCGCCCTCTGCATGAGGCCCCAGGTCATCTACTTCGACGAGGCAACGTCCGCCCTCGACCCCAGGCTGACGGCCGACATGCACCTCCTCATCCGCGAACTCGCCGCCGAAGGCATGGCCGTAGGCATCGTCACGCACGAGATGGGCTTCGCGCGCGAGGTGTCCGACCGTGTCGCCTTCCTCTTTGACGGCCAGATCGTCGAGGAAGGCGACGCCGCGCAGGTCCTCGGAAGCCCAACTGACGAACGCACGAGGAGCTTCCTCGCGGATGCGGAGGACTAG